From one Culex quinquefasciatus strain JHB chromosome 3, VPISU_Cqui_1.0_pri_paternal, whole genome shotgun sequence genomic stretch:
- the LOC6050951 gene encoding uncharacterized protein CG7065 isoform X1, whose translation MGDNGELKEAGNGSLDAAQTQPEIDFENHQLGTTVKLSDGTEGRIFSRGARNKDGHLTYTCHLCMVVNLPGERVMLTHIAGRKHQNRLSHPVIDADTFRKISAPKTSKIQMHIAPGEPVPPGMENEVKPVAELQATIDRFREGPMVGLEYVMELTSPSLREPSYHCVLCDKKGDPRTIIVHITSYIHRSKFLEKHYPTAINELAQWRGQKGCKDVIARVIQTVCEAIEDHHGRMTPNVHEVSDYNRNKTKYLQEVLFEKHFDERTGPKFVEVIDKKALQEQLLGPGEAPIVGERVVRDPSPPVVPAPIGQRKPKPARADRKSLDSISSMDSVQSISSSESKGNRPSGDNRIRPLAKTFDDRNPIRVEQARLTNRRRSPLPFRRQSPPFRRVGASPVRNTRFNRRSRSPPPRRRSRSPLRRRSPAGRHDRSPLRFNDRRSQSPSKDKQRSTLPTPKQLALQASEIAHERYKWEKYRCSLEIATAQIDKIFKEHEKNPEKHPLYPEEWKMFWNRRYKELQNEKKDPSKHDFKPEWIQFWTKRMKELRDEEVEKKKIEIRTKLNLPSEDSEKTDALKEQYTVKVTKKKKERSVEPIESDEDEEVRQKPARAVRRSRSPISDEERSRHSRREHRSPKPASRPRRSRSPISDEDRGSRRRDFSSRDRERDRPGSFHRGPGFGDQHDYDEWAKTYYGNNKKVFVREEFDNYNSGTLSFVAVCRLLTALEEYLGSLGPRVIDLLAKALALEKVKANSADELLLNEDNSMFLETVKEKLKGCLMAELLEPQMIAPVKKAIRNIASLLHEASKKEKPAEPVVDDPLPISGPPLTPGGVDKAAIAQKLAAALVAQGKTDFTSAELEELINVYVAMAEASKDKEKPVTTSTFLNDVAGPSKQAPPPSAGPSRRRVEEPADNTEANALEGLTDSDLQTLLQNFKDLSNEEQLHLISHLKKLEKTDPVRVEKLRRYVNLDDKPQSRRNDDFYPEDDDQYNDNDIPDFENDDDVGRFEDNFNPRRNLNQPTQIKSLVSGSYDDEHDPSAYAKPAFVDSEEEDYSYDDVVRAASKNVVPPPQHSNSNSLQGPPPQAGRIRVADFGIDQHDSNSNFSQRNPSDPTLDAANIVANLMGTLAAKNSSDAARQSYYDNGRPSPATNPQPTTSSNPASTYQSIYAGLGPNGKPLSATNNFMTQQRPQFAPIQTANTSLNSMPFYYQQQMRAQQQMQQQTQQQQQQGSYGGYGAGQPQQQQNPSGGGQYQGYGGNNYF comes from the exons ATGGGAGACAACGGCGAACTGAAGGAAGCGGGGAACGGATCGCTCGATGCGGCCCAAACGCAG CCGGAGATCGACTTTGAGAACCACCAGCTCGGGACGACGGTGAAGCTCTCCGATGGCACCGAGGGACGCATCTTTAGCCGCGGAGCGCGCAACAAGGATGGCCACCTCACGTACACGTGCCACCTGTGTATGGTGGTCAACCTGCCGGGGGAGCGCGTCATGCTCACCCACATTGCCGGTCGGAAGCACCAGAACCGGCTGAGCCACCCCGTTATCGATGCGGACACGTTCCGGAAGATTTCCGCGCCCAAGACGAGCAAGA TCCAAATGCACATCGCACCGGGCGAGCCCGTTCCGCCCGGCATGGAGAACGAGGTCAAGCCGGTGGCCGAGCTGCAGGCCACGATCGACCGCTTCAGGGAGGGCCCCATGGTGGGGCTGGAGTACGTGATGGAGCTGACGTCGCCGAGTCTGCGCGAGCCGAGCTACCACTGCGTGCTGTGCGACAAGAAGGGCGACCCGCGCACGATCATCGTGCACATCACGAGCTACATCCACCGGAGCAAGTTCCTGGAAAAGCACTACCCGACGGCGATCAACGAGTTGGCGCAGTGGCGCGGCCAGAAGGGCTGCAAGGACGTGATCGCGCGCGTCATCCAGACGGTGTGCGAAGCGATCGAGGACCACCACGGCCGGATGACGCCGAACGTGCACGAGGTGAGCGACTACAACCGCAACAAGACCAAGTACCTGCAGGAGGTGCTGTTCGAGAAGCACTTTGACGAGCGAACTGGGCCCAAGTTTGTGGAGGTGATCGACAAGAAGGCACTGCAGGAGCAGTTGCTCGGGCCGGGAGAGGCACCTATCGTGGGTGAACGGGTCGTCCGTGATCCATCGCCGCCGGTGGTTCCGGCGCCGATCGGTCAGCGAAAGCCCAAGCCGGCTCGTGCAGACCGCAAGAGTTTGGACTCGATCTCCAGCATGGACTCGGTGCAGAGCATCTCCTCCAGTGAGTCCAAGGGAAACCGCCCGTCCGGCGATAACCGCATTCGTCCGTTGGCAAAAACCTTCGACGATCGTAACCCGATTCGTGTCGAGCAGGCTCGTCTGACCAACCGTCGGCGTAGTCCGCTGCCGTTCCGCCGACAATCCCCGCCCTTCCGTCGAGTCGGCGCCAGTCCCGTTCGCAACACACGATTCAATCGCCGCTCGCGCAGTCCTCCGCCGAGGCGTCGCTCGAGGAGCCCACTGCGAAGACGCAGTCCCGCAGGCCGGCACGATCGTTCCCCCTTGCGCTTCAACGACCGCAGGTCGCAATCTCCCAGCAAGGACAAGCAGCGCAGCACGCTACCAACGCCCAAGCAGTTGGCCCTGCAAGCGTCCGAAATCGCCCACGAACGGTACAAGTGGGAAAAGTACCGCTGCTCGCTGGAGATCGCCACGGCCCAAATCGACAAAATCTTCAAGGAGCACGAAAAGAACCCGGAGAAGCACCCGCTCTACCCGGAGGAGTGGAAAATGTTCTGGAACCGGCGCTACAAGGAGCTGCAGAACGAGAAGAAGGACCCGTCCAAGCACGACTTCAAGCCCGAGTGGATCCAGTTCTGGACGAAGCGCATGAAGGAACTCCGCGACGAGGAGGTCGAGAAGAAAAAGATCGAAATTCGAACCAAGTTGAACCTTCCCAGCGAAGACTCGGAGAAGACGGACGCACTCAAGGAGCAGTACACGGTCAAGGTGACGAAAAAGAAGAAAGAACGCTCGGTCGAACCCATCGAATCGGACGAGGACGAGGAGGTGCGGCAGAAACCCGCCCGAGCCGTTCGCCGCTCGCGAAGCCCAATCAGCGATGAAGAACGATCGCGGCACAGCCGCCGCGAGCATCGCTCACCAAAACCTGCGTCCCGACCCCGCCGATCACGCAGTCCCATCAGCGATGAAGATCGTGGGTCGCGCCGGCGTGACTTCAGCAGCCGCGATCGCGAACGTGACCGGCCTGGGTCGTTCCACCGGGGTCCGGGCTTTGGCGATCAGCACGACTACGACGAGTGGGCCAAGACGTACTACGGGAACAACAAGAAGGTGTTTGTGCGCGAGGAGTTTGACAACTACAACTCCGGGACGCTTTCGTTCGTGGCGGTTTGCCGGCTGCTCACCGCCCTCGAGGAATATCTGGGAAGTTTGGGCCCTCGCGTGATCGACCTGCTTGCGAAGGCACTCGCGCTGGAAAAGGTGAAGGCCAACTCGGCCGATGAACTGCTGCTCAACGAGGACAACTCGATGTTCTtggaaacggtcaaggaaaagCTCAAGGGATGTCTGATGGCGGAGCTGCTCGAGCCTCAGATGATTGCGCCGGTCAAGAAGGCGATCCGCAACATTGCCAGTTTGCTGCACGAAGCTTCCAAGAAGGAGAAACCCGCCGAACCGGTGGTTGATGATCCGTTGCCAATTTCTGGTCCACCACTCACGCCAGGTGGTGTTGACAAGGCTGCAATTGCTCAAAAGCTGGCCGCCGCGCTCGTTGCCCAGGGCAAAACCGACTTCACCAGCGCAGAACTCGAAGAACTGATCAACGTGTACGTCGCCATGGCGGAAGCCTCAAAGGACAAGGAAAAACCCGTCACCACCAGCACCTTCCTGAACGACGTGGCCGGACCCTCCAAACAAGCCCCACCCCCGTCAGCCGGCCCAAGTCGTCGTCGCGTCGAGGAACCGGCCGACAACACCGAGGCGAACGCCCTCGAGGGACTCACCGACTCGGACCTGCAAACGTTgctgcaaaacttcaaggaccTCTCCAACGAGGAGCAGCTGCACCTCATTTCGCACCTCAAAAAGCTCGAAAAGACGGACCCGGTCCGCGTGGAAAAGCTCCGCCGGTACGTCAACCTGGACGACAAGCCCCAGTCCCGCCGCAACGACGATTTCTACCCGGAAGATGACGACCAGTACAACGACAACGACATTCCGGACtttgaaaacgacgacgacgtcggccGGTTCGAGGACAACTTCAACCCCCGCCGAAACCTCAACCAACCCACCCAGATCAAGTCGCTCGTCTCGGGCAGCTACGACGACGAGCACGATCCGTCCGCGTACGCCAAACCCGCGTTCGTCGACTCCGAGGAGGAAGACTACTCGTACGACGACGTCGTCCGCGCCGCCTCCAAAAACGTCGTTCCCCCTCCCCAgcacagcaacagcaacagcttgCAGGGTCCCCCGCCCCAAGCCGGTCGCATCCGCGTCGCCGACTTTGGCATCGACCAGCACGACAGCAACTCCAACTTTTCCCAGCGCAACCCATCGGATCCCACCCTGGACGCGGCCAACATCGTCGCCAACCTGATGGGAACCCTGGCGGCCAAAAACTCCTCCGACGCCGCCCGCCAGTCCTACTACGACAACGGAAGACCCTCTCCGGCAACGAACCCACAACCCACCACCAGCTCCAACCCCGCCAGCACCTACCAGAGCATTTACGCCGGCCTGGGGCCGAACGGGAAGCCGCTGAGTGCGACCAACAACTTTATGACCCAGCAGCGGCCCCAGTTTGCGCCCATTCAGACGGCGAACACCAGCTTGAACAGCATGCCTTTTTACTATCAGCAGCAGATGAGGGCGCAACAGCAGATGCAGCAGCAgactcagcagcagcagcagcagggttcGTACGGTGGGTACGGAGCAGGgcagccgcagcagcagcagaatccTTCCGGTGGTGGGCAGTATCAGGGTTATGGTGGAAACAATTATTTCTAG
- the LOC6050951 gene encoding uncharacterized protein CG7065 isoform X2: protein MVVNLPGERVMLTHIAGRKHQNRLSHPVIDADTFRKISAPKTSKIQMHIAPGEPVPPGMENEVKPVAELQATIDRFREGPMVGLEYVMELTSPSLREPSYHCVLCDKKGDPRTIIVHITSYIHRSKFLEKHYPTAINELAQWRGQKGCKDVIARVIQTVCEAIEDHHGRMTPNVHEVSDYNRNKTKYLQEVLFEKHFDERTGPKFVEVIDKKALQEQLLGPGEAPIVGERVVRDPSPPVVPAPIGQRKPKPARADRKSLDSISSMDSVQSISSSESKGNRPSGDNRIRPLAKTFDDRNPIRVEQARLTNRRRSPLPFRRQSPPFRRVGASPVRNTRFNRRSRSPPPRRRSRSPLRRRSPAGRHDRSPLRFNDRRSQSPSKDKQRSTLPTPKQLALQASEIAHERYKWEKYRCSLEIATAQIDKIFKEHEKNPEKHPLYPEEWKMFWNRRYKELQNEKKDPSKHDFKPEWIQFWTKRMKELRDEEVEKKKIEIRTKLNLPSEDSEKTDALKEQYTVKVTKKKKERSVEPIESDEDEEVRQKPARAVRRSRSPISDEERSRHSRREHRSPKPASRPRRSRSPISDEDRGSRRRDFSSRDRERDRPGSFHRGPGFGDQHDYDEWAKTYYGNNKKVFVREEFDNYNSGTLSFVAVCRLLTALEEYLGSLGPRVIDLLAKALALEKVKANSADELLLNEDNSMFLETVKEKLKGCLMAELLEPQMIAPVKKAIRNIASLLHEASKKEKPAEPVVDDPLPISGPPLTPGGVDKAAIAQKLAAALVAQGKTDFTSAELEELINVYVAMAEASKDKEKPVTTSTFLNDVAGPSKQAPPPSAGPSRRRVEEPADNTEANALEGLTDSDLQTLLQNFKDLSNEEQLHLISHLKKLEKTDPVRVEKLRRYVNLDDKPQSRRNDDFYPEDDDQYNDNDIPDFENDDDVGRFEDNFNPRRNLNQPTQIKSLVSGSYDDEHDPSAYAKPAFVDSEEEDYSYDDVVRAASKNVVPPPQHSNSNSLQGPPPQAGRIRVADFGIDQHDSNSNFSQRNPSDPTLDAANIVANLMGTLAAKNSSDAARQSYYDNGRPSPATNPQPTTSSNPASTYQSIYAGLGPNGKPLSATNNFMTQQRPQFAPIQTANTSLNSMPFYYQQQMRAQQQMQQQTQQQQQQGSYGGYGAGQPQQQQNPSGGGQYQGYGGNNYF, encoded by the exons ATGGTGGTCAACCTGCCGGGGGAGCGCGTCATGCTCACCCACATTGCCGGTCGGAAGCACCAGAACCGGCTGAGCCACCCCGTTATCGATGCGGACACGTTCCGGAAGATTTCCGCGCCCAAGACGAGCAAGA TCCAAATGCACATCGCACCGGGCGAGCCCGTTCCGCCCGGCATGGAGAACGAGGTCAAGCCGGTGGCCGAGCTGCAGGCCACGATCGACCGCTTCAGGGAGGGCCCCATGGTGGGGCTGGAGTACGTGATGGAGCTGACGTCGCCGAGTCTGCGCGAGCCGAGCTACCACTGCGTGCTGTGCGACAAGAAGGGCGACCCGCGCACGATCATCGTGCACATCACGAGCTACATCCACCGGAGCAAGTTCCTGGAAAAGCACTACCCGACGGCGATCAACGAGTTGGCGCAGTGGCGCGGCCAGAAGGGCTGCAAGGACGTGATCGCGCGCGTCATCCAGACGGTGTGCGAAGCGATCGAGGACCACCACGGCCGGATGACGCCGAACGTGCACGAGGTGAGCGACTACAACCGCAACAAGACCAAGTACCTGCAGGAGGTGCTGTTCGAGAAGCACTTTGACGAGCGAACTGGGCCCAAGTTTGTGGAGGTGATCGACAAGAAGGCACTGCAGGAGCAGTTGCTCGGGCCGGGAGAGGCACCTATCGTGGGTGAACGGGTCGTCCGTGATCCATCGCCGCCGGTGGTTCCGGCGCCGATCGGTCAGCGAAAGCCCAAGCCGGCTCGTGCAGACCGCAAGAGTTTGGACTCGATCTCCAGCATGGACTCGGTGCAGAGCATCTCCTCCAGTGAGTCCAAGGGAAACCGCCCGTCCGGCGATAACCGCATTCGTCCGTTGGCAAAAACCTTCGACGATCGTAACCCGATTCGTGTCGAGCAGGCTCGTCTGACCAACCGTCGGCGTAGTCCGCTGCCGTTCCGCCGACAATCCCCGCCCTTCCGTCGAGTCGGCGCCAGTCCCGTTCGCAACACACGATTCAATCGCCGCTCGCGCAGTCCTCCGCCGAGGCGTCGCTCGAGGAGCCCACTGCGAAGACGCAGTCCCGCAGGCCGGCACGATCGTTCCCCCTTGCGCTTCAACGACCGCAGGTCGCAATCTCCCAGCAAGGACAAGCAGCGCAGCACGCTACCAACGCCCAAGCAGTTGGCCCTGCAAGCGTCCGAAATCGCCCACGAACGGTACAAGTGGGAAAAGTACCGCTGCTCGCTGGAGATCGCCACGGCCCAAATCGACAAAATCTTCAAGGAGCACGAAAAGAACCCGGAGAAGCACCCGCTCTACCCGGAGGAGTGGAAAATGTTCTGGAACCGGCGCTACAAGGAGCTGCAGAACGAGAAGAAGGACCCGTCCAAGCACGACTTCAAGCCCGAGTGGATCCAGTTCTGGACGAAGCGCATGAAGGAACTCCGCGACGAGGAGGTCGAGAAGAAAAAGATCGAAATTCGAACCAAGTTGAACCTTCCCAGCGAAGACTCGGAGAAGACGGACGCACTCAAGGAGCAGTACACGGTCAAGGTGACGAAAAAGAAGAAAGAACGCTCGGTCGAACCCATCGAATCGGACGAGGACGAGGAGGTGCGGCAGAAACCCGCCCGAGCCGTTCGCCGCTCGCGAAGCCCAATCAGCGATGAAGAACGATCGCGGCACAGCCGCCGCGAGCATCGCTCACCAAAACCTGCGTCCCGACCCCGCCGATCACGCAGTCCCATCAGCGATGAAGATCGTGGGTCGCGCCGGCGTGACTTCAGCAGCCGCGATCGCGAACGTGACCGGCCTGGGTCGTTCCACCGGGGTCCGGGCTTTGGCGATCAGCACGACTACGACGAGTGGGCCAAGACGTACTACGGGAACAACAAGAAGGTGTTTGTGCGCGAGGAGTTTGACAACTACAACTCCGGGACGCTTTCGTTCGTGGCGGTTTGCCGGCTGCTCACCGCCCTCGAGGAATATCTGGGAAGTTTGGGCCCTCGCGTGATCGACCTGCTTGCGAAGGCACTCGCGCTGGAAAAGGTGAAGGCCAACTCGGCCGATGAACTGCTGCTCAACGAGGACAACTCGATGTTCTtggaaacggtcaaggaaaagCTCAAGGGATGTCTGATGGCGGAGCTGCTCGAGCCTCAGATGATTGCGCCGGTCAAGAAGGCGATCCGCAACATTGCCAGTTTGCTGCACGAAGCTTCCAAGAAGGAGAAACCCGCCGAACCGGTGGTTGATGATCCGTTGCCAATTTCTGGTCCACCACTCACGCCAGGTGGTGTTGACAAGGCTGCAATTGCTCAAAAGCTGGCCGCCGCGCTCGTTGCCCAGGGCAAAACCGACTTCACCAGCGCAGAACTCGAAGAACTGATCAACGTGTACGTCGCCATGGCGGAAGCCTCAAAGGACAAGGAAAAACCCGTCACCACCAGCACCTTCCTGAACGACGTGGCCGGACCCTCCAAACAAGCCCCACCCCCGTCAGCCGGCCCAAGTCGTCGTCGCGTCGAGGAACCGGCCGACAACACCGAGGCGAACGCCCTCGAGGGACTCACCGACTCGGACCTGCAAACGTTgctgcaaaacttcaaggaccTCTCCAACGAGGAGCAGCTGCACCTCATTTCGCACCTCAAAAAGCTCGAAAAGACGGACCCGGTCCGCGTGGAAAAGCTCCGCCGGTACGTCAACCTGGACGACAAGCCCCAGTCCCGCCGCAACGACGATTTCTACCCGGAAGATGACGACCAGTACAACGACAACGACATTCCGGACtttgaaaacgacgacgacgtcggccGGTTCGAGGACAACTTCAACCCCCGCCGAAACCTCAACCAACCCACCCAGATCAAGTCGCTCGTCTCGGGCAGCTACGACGACGAGCACGATCCGTCCGCGTACGCCAAACCCGCGTTCGTCGACTCCGAGGAGGAAGACTACTCGTACGACGACGTCGTCCGCGCCGCCTCCAAAAACGTCGTTCCCCCTCCCCAgcacagcaacagcaacagcttgCAGGGTCCCCCGCCCCAAGCCGGTCGCATCCGCGTCGCCGACTTTGGCATCGACCAGCACGACAGCAACTCCAACTTTTCCCAGCGCAACCCATCGGATCCCACCCTGGACGCGGCCAACATCGTCGCCAACCTGATGGGAACCCTGGCGGCCAAAAACTCCTCCGACGCCGCCCGCCAGTCCTACTACGACAACGGAAGACCCTCTCCGGCAACGAACCCACAACCCACCACCAGCTCCAACCCCGCCAGCACCTACCAGAGCATTTACGCCGGCCTGGGGCCGAACGGGAAGCCGCTGAGTGCGACCAACAACTTTATGACCCAGCAGCGGCCCCAGTTTGCGCCCATTCAGACGGCGAACACCAGCTTGAACAGCATGCCTTTTTACTATCAGCAGCAGATGAGGGCGCAACAGCAGATGCAGCAGCAgactcagcagcagcagcagcagggttcGTACGGTGGGTACGGAGCAGGgcagccgcagcagcagcagaatccTTCCGGTGGTGGGCAGTATCAGGGTTATGGTGGAAACAATTATTTCTAG